aaacaatttctatccagtccttctttctttcctccattagATCTTCCCCCTTTGTCCATCTCCCGGGCTCACTTCCCCAGTGGTCGGCCTCATCGCTCTATTTCCTCTGCTGACAAAGCTCATCACTCCAGCTCCCACTTCCATGGGCTGACTTCTGGTCCTTTTTTCTTTACTAAGCCATTTCCTTACCTGGAGAGGGGCTAACTGTCTTCTATAACGACAGGCAGTAGGGTTGCATGATCTCCAAGTTTGCTCTCCTCTCTAAACTTGTGCAAGTGAGGATAAGCTTGGTGTATTCACAGGATTTAAGGAGGAAAGTATTTCTAGAGCAACACAACTATACTGTGGGTAGCAGGAAGTTAGGTATGAGAGATGCTAACAGGTTTTAGTTACCACATGAGTAACTGAGGACTTAAGCCTCTCTCTAGTCTAATCAGGACACAGCAAAGCATAGCAAGCTCAAGAGAGGGTCGCAATGAGAAAGCCCCATTTCCTCTGCCACATCATGTCTTCAAGTACCAGCTCCAGTGCCATTTCACCCACATGGTCCTCTCTGATCACCACAAGCCTCATCTGGCCCTTTTCTGAAATTGAAAACCTTATAGTCCATATCAAATAAGCATCTAATTATACACTGCTTTTTGAGTGTCCTCTACTTGTTTCCCATATAATCATCTTATCCCAAACTAAAGTGAAGTTTctaataaatatgatttattcaCTTTCTACCACAATGCTCAGCATAATGCTGATGGGCATTTATTGAGTCGATCATTGATTTGgctaaaaaaaatatgtattaagtaccTACTACGTAACATACACTATGGATACAATGGTGAACAAGATAAATGTGGTCCTTTACGTCATGAAAGACACAAGATTAAATGAAGCTACTATACAGCGCGATAAGGGGAGCAGAGTGTGCTAATTTAGGAGTACataggaaaggcttcctggaaaagTATCAGTTGAGCCAAGACCTAAAAAATCAAGAGAAGTGAGCCAAAGGAGTGGGTATTGGAGAAAAGTGAGTTCCAGGCAAAGAAGCCAGGGTGTGTGAAGGCACATGAAAGACGGCACGTTTCAGAAACTGGAAGTAGTTCATTTGAGTTAAAGTACACCACTGGAGGAGCGGGGAAGGAACAGTCAGAGATGAGCCTGTATCAGACAAATAGAGGAACAGAAACAAATAATCCAGAAGGGATTTCAAGAGGAGTGGTAtcagttttgtattttagaaacatCACGCTGGCGGCAGTGTGGAAAATGAAACAACGGGGAGTCAGCTTAGGGGGGGCTACTGTAATGACCCAGGTGAGAGCTGACAATGATGGTGTGTACCAAGCAGGGCAGACGCGAGAGGGCAGATGAATCGAGAGGAAGTGATCACCCATCAGAAACATGGTGAAGAGAGTGAAGTCATGAATGACCCACCAGCCTTGAGTGGTTAGTGGTGGCATTCAGAAATGCGGGGACTAAAAGAAGAGCAGCTTAGGTGGGGGGACTGGGAAAAGAGTTCCATGTGACATGGTGAGTGTATCTTACCTACTGATTCTTCTATATGCCTTAATATTATATTGCCGATCCCCAAAGTGCAAAGGAGGTCGAGACCATCGTGATGCTGCACGTAACTGCTGAGGGCTAATGTCACTTAGACGCCTCGTCAGATGAATGTAAGGAATATTTATAATCAAACTTTGCAAGCAACAGTAGAGAAAGAAGCTTAAAAGCttaatgagaaaatgtatgttgtttctaatttttaaaaattgtatacatttaatgaaggattttttttctcataaaactgTGTAAGTAACCTAAATCAATGGTATCTTAGAATCAAGAAAAGTCAATAATTAAATGCATATCCTTCATCTACTATTTGTAAGTCACTGTGGAAATATTTagcctaaaaaacaaaaaaacaaagaagaatcaTGACTACTGTCAAACATCTGGAAGGTTGCTATGAGAACAGTTTCTTAATCATTCAATACGTCCAGCAGTGTATCAAGCTGTCTCATGAAATCACAATCATTCCAGCTCCAGAAGTATTTAAGTAGAGGTTTGATTTGGCCTCTGAAGGTTTGATTTATATTCTTCGCCAGGCATTGTGCTATGTCTCTAACAAGCAGGACTTTACATTATCTTCCTCAGACATGTCACACCATTCCTAAGACATGGAGACTATTACTGCCATGTGATGGGTGCGTGGTGAACAAATTTCAACAGGTGTAGAATGAATTCCTACATCGGATGGAAGGTTGAAATATCTCCTAAGGAATATCCAATTCTAGGCTGTCTGACTTCatgtattaatataaaacctaaaattaaaaGCATCATTTGGTTTATACACTATTTGAGAAGCAAGCAACACCATTTCCTAGTAACTCATATATAATACAGGGATGTCTGTAAAAACGTAATATGAGGTTGATGTATCATTCAAACAACCTCGCTCATATACTCGTAAAATGAATATTAAGGATCACTCTAAGGAAAATAATGAGCAAAAGTATTATGAAGAAAAACGTAGGTTAGGGCAATTCTAGAGTACCCCCTTCCAAATTCTAACCCCAACATCTTCATTTACAAGCTAtgctcaattttctcatctctaaatttGAGATTATAACAGTACCCACCTTACAGGATTATTATAAAgtgtacagtgcctggcacatggtaaatacACAATATTAGCTATTACCATCACCTTTACGTACCTGCTGAAAAACATCCTCTTTGGGGTCACGTTTGGTCCCTGAGTGAAGGGTATTCACATGGGCCCCCTCACTGTCACTGGTGACAGATGACCTGCACTCTGGACCATGCAGCAGGTCATCCCATAACATATCCTCGGTCTCCGAGTCATGGCGGGTGCTTTCTGAGTCTCTTCTCAACATGTTGAGGTTTCGAGAACCTCCACTCACACCAGATCTAGAGccctttaaaggaaaacaaaacaacattttttcattcattctaaaaAAACAATTACCTATCTGAAATAAAACGAAAACGAGTTATCTATGGGGATGGCTGGCAAGCTTTCATAAGCTGATAACCATGTATTCATCTGTTCACAAGGCTtcacataatacattttaatattcaaatgttAAACTCTGATGACTCTCTAACAAGCAGGACTTTAAAAGGACTCCCTCTGAGAGGTTACTGGCAAGTTAGGGGATTGTTCAACTAAGGTGTCCTGGGGTGGAGTGGCTCCTGCAAGCCTTTCCAGAGGACCGAGCCTGGACGTAGGCATGGCTGAGCCCTCTAACACACAAAGCTTCCCCTATTCTAAACATTGTGAGGTGACTATAGATCTAGTCACGTCCGGGGGCCTGGCCAAACACAGAAAAGGGTAATCCGCAGAGAAAAGGACGGACCACCCAGCTCTCCTGCGGTACAAACATAAAGATGAAAGTCTGTCCTTGACCCCGACTGCTTCATCATTCAAAACCAAACCCACATCCCCACCATCGACCCTGCCCACCTCTGAGTTATTATACTCCAGGCATATAATATGCCCATCAGCCTTCCAGATGGGATTCCCTGCTCCCACCTCTCGGGGGTCCTTTCCCAAGTCTGGCCTCAGCAGTGTCGATCCCACTTAACATGGGAACAAAAGGTGCTTAGGAATAAACTCCGTATTCTAAGTGAACATTAAGTAAGCTTCCCATCTTTTGAGGACTGAGTAGCCTCTTTCTGAGCGTCAGCaatgatacttttaaaatcagagtcAAAGTGAAAAGAGGTCCTTCTTTTTCTGAGGGCAGGTAGTCATATAGAAGCTGCCAGATAGATGGACAGGCGGCTAAGGCAGGAGAGGGGCAGGCAAATATAAACACGACTTCAGGACAACCAATTGAAAAGGAATGGATAATGTTATTAGACTGGAGAATACTCTTTCAACAGCGATCTCTCAAAAGTATTACCTGACTGAAGGCTGCTGATTCAAATTCTGATTCGGCCAGACTATCTGAATCCCGCACAACATGACACCAGTTCGTCGTGGTTTTCTTTACCTGCCAAAAAATCAAGCCAGCACACAATAGGAAAGCATGTTAAGTGCCCTGTTACTGCTCAAGGATTTAGGCGTTAATGCCTATCCTTTTGTAAACTAAAAGACAAATTACCTGAGAGTTTATGTGCCTTGAGagtattgattttctgttcttGACTTCACAACCATTGTCACTAGAGGCCCCTTCCACGCTACGACGCAGTATCATCATCTGTGTCCGGGCTTCACCATCTTCCTCACTCGACAGCTCATCTGACATCCCATTACCCACCTGTTCCAAAGCCTCCTGTAAAGAGAACAGTAATTCCTTCACCGAGGGCAGCCCAAAATACACTGGTAAACTGCACAcgtaaaaataaaaaaccatgtAAAACTAAGAAGCAGCAAAAGGCAACAAAACCCAAACTGAACAAACTTATACAGGGCTTGGTCTCAATAAAGAAAAGTACTGAATTGGCAACTAAATAGCCTAAATAATGAGGCAGCGTTATGCAGCGCTAAGAGGCACAGGCTCCAGCCAAACTCTAACTCTGAATCACAGCTCATCTGCTTcttagctgtgtaaccttaggcaagtttctgtatgtctctgaatctgtttctttgtctgaaaaGCAATGATAATAAAAGCTCCCAGTTCCCAGAGTtgctgggaaaaaaatgaaaggagttACTACATGTAAAGACTTAGAATAGTACCTAGTTGTAGCAATGACACAAAAATATTAGCTACTTGTGTAACTATGAAATGCTCCagtttaacaaatgagaaaaactattTCAAGACTATCAAGTAGAAGTGTTGCTACAGACACAGAGCAGAACATCTGTACCTAAACCTAGAAAACAGTTTCCCGAACTGTAATCACGCCATCACTGACTGTGGAATATGACACAGCCGCCTCTGCACTAACCTGGTTATTAAACCTCCCAGCCTACTGCTGAGGCTGGATCACTAGCAGAAGCAGTAACAAGTTCTTGTCCTAGAAATCAGAATAAGCTACAGTCACCTTTTCATGTTCTTAACTTATTTGTTAAGACAAATTATGCACACCTATTAGCATCTATTTTGTTGTGATTCTAGCAGTCTAAGAATAGGAAAATTTTacatgggaaagaaaagatgTCATATTTATACTCATCGAAATCTTACCCTACGGCACTTTTCTTCATCGGAAAATTTTGCTTTCTCTGTCGTTTGCCACATTTTAATATCTGGTCGACACTGTCTCTTCTTAATGACAGGATGCAGATTACTTGAGTCATTGTCCGTTTTGGTCCCTTTGTTACATATTAATTTTACTCTTTCAATcctattttttcaaaaaggacAAAAGATTACTGACTAGTTTTCTGAAAGTAATATCTTCCATGAAATGATTCTCTTCTGAGGAGTACAATACCTTATTCTGGATatcaagaaaattcagaaatcatatttttcagatttctagctTGCTAAAGGTACAGAAAGACTCATGGATAATCCCTAGTCTCGAAGACTCATGTCACTTAATTGAGAGGAAGCCTGGACTTCAGTTTTGCACAGGAAGTGGTTCCCAGTCTTCTCCACTTTCCTTCTCAGACACAAGGCCAatccctacctcacacctgtAGGTGACATTGGACAGAATGTCCTCCCTTCTCCGGGTCCCTCAAAGCCTGACATCTCTCAGCTTCTTCATGACTCCTGCTGACTACTTCACCCCAGAAAAATCACTCCATCTGTTGAATCGCATGGCCTCTCGGCAGCATGTAatcatttatactttttttttttttacattgctgTGACTGCATCGTACCTGCTACTCTTCTCTTCCTAACTGGATGGTAAAATCACTGAGAATGGGGATTCCCAGTGCCCAGTACAATGTTCAATACGAAGAACTCAAACACCTCAACAAAAGAGTGGAGTACAGACATATCTTTAGAAAAGTATGTGAACATACTTCTCATCTTCAAAAAAGGAATTGCAAAAGAACTTTATTTCTGAGTCACACTCATTAATAGatggcaaaataaatatttctctgagtcATACTGGTGCTGTCACAGCCTGCCAAATCATGAAGGAGGCAGAATTTGTCTTGGATCCACTTCTCTTTGTCCTATAGCCCTGCACACCATTCTAAGAAGGGCGCAGCTTTCACACTGTAAcatacctcatctttttaaaatccttctttttctcatctttctcccaGATGGCTTAAAATAGTTACCCTTTCAGagtatttgcatttctgtaatctTATGATCTAAAAAATCATTAAAGCTCAAACAGAATGAAACTCTGATGGTAGATTACTGGATTTACAGGTAACACGACAGACAACAGAGACATTTTAAGTAATTCATTCTAAAGCCCTAAAATTCACACCACAATGATAATATGCTTCCACTACGTATTCCTATGACCTAATCAGATTATGTACCATGTAAATACTAATAAGAATacaaaatcaagtaaaaattCCATTGTAAGACTTCCCACCTGTTGCCAAAGAGAGTCCCCCAAAAACCACGAATATAGGGTACAGGTCCCACAGTTTCTACTTCTTTGACTTTATCAGAggagttatttccattttctcgGCTCCCATCACCATTTACGGTTTTTCgtaattttctataaaaaaataatacttcaatAACTTCAGATTATTCAAGACCTTTTCTACTTCTGCCCTAAATATCCTTCTAGGAAACTATAGTAACAGATTACTACATGAAATTAAATATGGTGAACTTCATGTAATGAGGACAAATGTGCAGGAATATATCTGATTTAAGGGCAAAAACAGGTTCCAAGCAAGTCCTGGCTTATCATTTTGTTCGGTCATTAAAGAGAACTGCTATTCAAAAAGATTACGAGAAGAAAAATTTTCACCTGTATGATTGAGAGTCTTTTTAGGTACCACTGGCAGAAGgaacaatttctttaaatatagacGTCGGAAATCTACCAATTTGGCACATTTAATCAGGAGATCACAAAATAATAGCAACTGATCACTTATTGATATCCTATGCAGTTAAAAGAGATATCCTAGAAATACCAATGAGACATAGCACATTTGATTTCCTCAGCAAACATTAAATCGATTGAACTGAATTTTCAAGGAACcttcttttttggagaaaaaatttgttttgaaaatcacattcataaataagaataaatatgttaaaattcattgcaccaaatgaaaaaaatcttatttagtAGTTACTTAGGGGAACAAAAATCTAGATATTCTGAGGAAAGATTATACTACATATACTTAAGAAAGCTTTAACAATTTCAAAACCCACACATAGCACATAACCAATGAAAACATGACATGAATTCAATGTGTAGAAAAAAGTcaatctttattaaaaatttagaacacttagaaatccatttttcttgttaattattgaaaaaaggtaaaattttagTAGCACTAACCCAATGTATTAAGATCCTTGTTTATagtgaattttcaaattttgattaaGACTGAATTTTGAAGAATGTCTATTcaaaatcagtaaaaattttaataaagaatactACAGGAATAGTacaggaattttctttttagcaACTCTATTTAATGACAAAAATCCCACACTGGATTAAAAATTCATGACAAGGTTTCTTAACAtcaaggagaaaagtgaaaagtgaaacatttatttttttttaagccaagaaataatgaaaattatatgcaacttggtatttttattactttaatcaAAGATTTTGTAAATGTCGACCATGCCTCTCCCAGAAAACATACAACTCCATGTGTAATTTCTCATCTCACCTTCGTCTCCGATTTCCATTATTTCCTGATGGCCTGGTTAGCTGAGTTGACACAATTTGACAGTGGACAGTTCCCATGAGTAACATAAGGCACAAGGGTCCAAGTACTTCACTTACATTCACAATAGGCATCATAAAATACAACACGAGTGCTATCACTAAAAAGAAgagatttcaaaatgtaaaatattaggGCTCAGCTCTAGcagttacataaattatttctacaaaaaaatctatcatttaaaaaagtacACAAGTGAAAGCACATAATTTCCTATAATACAATCTACCTGCCCATTAGCTGAGTAATTCAGCTTTCTGGCAGTACAATAATCTTATGAGAATAATCATACAAATTGATGATGCAGAAAATAAAGCCCAGCAATAGGCCATAGTATACATGAAAATCtactatatataatttatttcaacaacaatgaaataaattcttCAATAACAAACtcaggaaaatatttaactttctcCTTATTAGTGACCAAAGAAATGCACAGTAAATGAGCAGAATTCTAGTTTCTGTATGTCAAATtagttaacaatttttaaattataataatgctGGTAAGATTGTGGTAAAACAGGCACTCTCATCCACTGCTTTTCAAAAGAATTACGTCACCAACAATTTCACTATATGTACTAAAAGCCTTAAAATGTTGACACTCTTTGGTCTGTTAATTCTGCTTCAGAgaataaatgcttaaaaaatataaaatatgaaacattttattcatgatggcattaagagggaaaaaaaaaaacagaaacaacctaaatgctcaCCGTATGGAAACAGTTATGTAGGtgacagttttataaaattttatataatggaaCATTAAGCAGCCTTAAAAAGGCATTTATGGTAAATCCATTATGATAGACTTATACAGAcattaaaatgagttttaaatgatGGCAtgttcataaaatggaatattatacagccattaaaatgatAGTTATGAAGACTTAATTACGattcagtaaaatttaaaattcagtcccTTATTCACACTAACCACATTTTGAGCGCTCAGTGGCCAACAGTTACCATATTGGGCAGTGCAGAcatagaacatttcatcatcccagaaattctattggatggcactgccatgactttaaaaaattaaaggtttgtaaattcatagatatattttcattctataacttaaacaattcaagaaaaatgaacatgaagaaaacaaaaatcaccctAACTCCTCTCAACCTAAACCAACCTTCACTAATCTGTTCTCATTCACGTCTTTTTGCACAGGTACAACCATAGTGTACACGGCCCACTTTCAGTAAGTATTCCCGGCGGGCAGTGGTGATACTGTGGTAAAGAGAATATACTGGGTCCCTACACATGgtgagaagagaaaagaacaccATCAGGTAGTGATGTGTAATGCAGACATTAAAATAGATTCCTGTGATGGTGATTGGGGAATGGAAGGATAATTTAGAAAGTATAGATAGGGACGGACTCTAAAAGTTACATCTGAGCTCAgaccttaaaaacagaaaaaagatggcAACGTGAGATGCCTTAAGATTGTTTCAAGCAGCAAGAAAAGCTCTATGTGAGGAACAGAAAAGGGCCGTTGTGCCTAGAGTGAGCAAGGAGGAGAATGGTAAGACATGCCAGCTAAGAGGTTAGCAGGAAAGGAGTGGTGAAGAGCAGTGGAGTTTTATTCTAAGGCCAGTGAGAAGTTACTAAAAGGTTCTAAGCAGGAAAATGACATgatatggtttttgttttcaaagatttcTCTAATTCCCGTGAAAAGAACATTTGGTGGAAAGAAGAGTCAGCATAGACGTTATTTGCGTGGTCTAAGCAAAGAGTTGCTGGTGCTGTGGACTGTGATGGCGGCCACAGAGACGGAGATAAACAGAGTCAAGACACGTATGAGAGGCCAAGCTCACAGATTTGGTGACAGACTGGATGTGAGAGTTGAGTGCAGTGCAGAAGCGGGATACTTAATTTTTCACTTGAAAACTGGGTGGCTGATGGTATCATTTAATGAAATGTGGGCTATACCAAAAAGGAACAAGTTTGTACAAAAAAAgtttgtaaaacaacaacaacaacaaaaactaagagATGGATATGATTAAGTTCAAGATACCGAAATGTCAAGCAGGCAATCAGATGTACAAGTCAGAAGTTCAGCAGAGTTCTGGACTGaagatataaatttaagaatctCCGGTACATCAATTATATTTAAAGCAATGGGGCTTGATGAAAATACctaaagaagagaacaaaatctGGGATCCAACCTTCAGGTAATCCAATATTCAAACGTCAGACAGAAGGAAAGATCTTCTGAGAAGGCCTGGCGAGCGAGGCAGGTAGGAAGAAATTCAAGAGAGGAGAGGTTCAACAATTGTGTTTGCTCTCtgtgagaaaaattttaagatgatCTCCAAATGACGTGTGTCCCTTCATTTCTTTGAACTTTAAACCATCAAAAGAAAGAGTAAATGTAAGAACTGTAAGCGCTGCATTATCTGATAGCAAAAGCAGCAAAAAAACTGTCGTAACTTACTCTATCTCCACCAATTACCTTGCATGAGGTAAAGCAGTAGCAGCCAAACAAAGATTCTTAAAGAGGTAACCTGAATCCACCAACGGCTGAACAATGGGAAAAATACAACTCGAACAAGCCCCTTCCGGGTCAGAGATGTCCATGGAATTTCAGGTTTGGCTTTGGCAAATGTTGAGCCTTGaaatatacaataaaacaaaacatcaaacaTTTACATACACTATACTAGTGCCTACTTGTAGGACTATTAAAAACAGGTGAGAGCAAAAATCAGCACACAGCCTGTTCAGTTGAAAAGAATCGTCTTTGATGTTCATTAAATGTAGTAACTTCTTGCCTCACTTGCTAGGACAGGAGCTCAAAATAAGTCTGGCTCACTTGAatgttttacaatatatttttctta
This DNA window, taken from Rhinolophus ferrumequinum isolate MPI-CBG mRhiFer1 chromosome 22, mRhiFer1_v1.p, whole genome shotgun sequence, encodes the following:
- the PHTF1 gene encoding protein PHTF1 isoform X2; translated protein: MASNERDAISWYQKKIGAYDQQIWEKSIEQTQIKGFKNKPKKMGHIKPDLIDVDLIRGSTFAKAKPEIPWTSLTRKGLVRVVFFPLFSRWWIQVTSLRIFVWLLLLYLMQVIALVLYFMMPIVNVSEVLGPLCLMLLMGTVHCQIVSTQLTRPSGNNGNRRRRKLRKTVNGDGSRENGNNSSDKVKEVETVGPVPYIRGFWGTLFGNRIERVKLICNKGTKTDNDSSNLHPVIKKRQCRPDIKMWQTTEKAKFSDEEKCRREALEQVGNGMSDELSSEEDGEARTQMMILRRSVEGASSDNGCEVKNRKSILSRHINSQVKKTTTNWCHVVRDSDSLAESEFESAAFSQGSRSGVSGGSRNLNMLRRDSESTRHDSETEDMLWDDLLHGPECRSSVTSDSEGAHVNTLHSGTKRDPKEDVFQQNHLFWLQNSSPASDRVSAIIWEGNECKKMDMSVLEISGIIMSRVNAYQQGVGYQMLGNAVTIGLAFFPFLYRLFREKSLDQLKSISAEEIVALFCGAPPVTPIIILSLINFFERLCLTWMFFFMMCVAERTYKQRFLFAKLFSHITSARKARKYEIPHFRLKKVENIKIWLSLRSFLKRRGPQRSVDVVVSSVFLLTLSIAFICCAQVLQGHKTFLNDAYNWEFLIWETALLLFLLRLASLGSETNKKYSNVSILLTEQELDTPFRLYGLTMNPLIYNITRVVILSAVSGVISDLLGFNIRLWKIKP